The nucleotide sequence CCAATCCCCATAACTCCGGGAATATTATCAGAGCTGTCCCCTCCAAGAGCCGCAATATCAACAAGCTTTTCAGGCTCAACACCATATTTTTCACGAACTTTGTTCCTATCAAAAACAGCTCCTTCTTTAACAGAGCGTATAATCCCGATATTGTCAGTTGCAATCTGCAGAAGGTCTTTATCGGGACTCATAACAAATACATCAAACCCATTCTTCTCTCCCTCTTTGGCAATGGTAGCAAGAATATCATCCGCCTCATATCCTCCCAGCTCAAAGATAGGAATATTTAAAGAGCGTATAACCTCTTTAAGTATCGGAAACTGGATAATCAGATCATCCGGCGTTTTAGGACGATTCGCCTTATAAGAAGCAAATTCCTTGTGCCTGAAAGTAGGCTCCGGCAGATCAAAAACTACTCCAATATAATCCGGTTTCTTCATGC is from bacterium and encodes:
- a CDS encoding 5'-3' exonuclease H3TH domain-containing protein, giving the protein MSQKKSLYLIDGNSYAYRSFYAIRELKTKEGLPTNAVYGFTVSLMKILRMKKPDYIGVVFDLPEPTFRHKEFASYKANRPKTPDDLIIQFPILKEVIRSLNIPIFELGGYEADDILATIAKEGEKNGFDVFVMSPDKDLLQIATDNIGIIRSVKEGAVFDRNKVREKYGVEPEKLVDIAALGGDSSDNIPGVMGIGEKTASKLVKQFGDLEGVLKNIDKIPNERIRKNLSQFSHQAELSKRLVCLRVDVPIKICWEDCGSKVFREDFDRSKVNRLFAELGFNKLILT